The following coding sequences lie in one Flavobacterium sediminis genomic window:
- a CDS encoding phosphoglycerate kinase, giving the protein MKTLNDFNFNNKKAIIRVDFNVPLDENFNVTDATRIEAAKPTIDKILNDGGSVILMSHLGRPKGVEEKYSLKHIVAKTEEVLGKKVTFVDDCIGDKVAATVAAMQAGDVVLLENLRFHAEEEKGDVAFAEKLSKLGDIYVNDAFGTAHRAHASTTIIAQFFSDKKCFGYLLAKEIESINKVLNDSVKPVTAILGGSKVSSKITIIENILDKVNHMIIGGGMTFTFVKALGGKIGNSICEDDKLDLAIEILKKAKEKGVQIHLPIDVVAADTFANDANTQVVDVNHIPDGWQGLDAGPKSLEIFKRIILDSKTILWNGPLGVFEMESFAKGTIQLGEFIAESTEKGAFSLVGGGDSVAAVKQFGLEDKMSYVSTGGGAMLEMLEGKTLPGIAAILE; this is encoded by the coding sequence ATGAAAACACTTAACGACTTTAATTTCAATAACAAAAAAGCAATTATCAGAGTAGATTTTAATGTTCCTTTAGATGAGAATTTCAATGTAACCGATGCTACTCGTATTGAAGCTGCCAAGCCTACAATTGATAAAATATTGAATGATGGCGGAAGTGTGATTTTAATGAGCCATTTAGGACGACCGAAAGGCGTGGAAGAAAAGTATTCCTTAAAACATATTGTGGCTAAAACAGAAGAAGTTTTAGGTAAAAAAGTAACTTTTGTTGATGATTGTATCGGTGACAAAGTTGCAGCTACAGTTGCGGCAATGCAGGCCGGAGATGTTGTTTTATTAGAAAACCTTCGCTTTCATGCAGAAGAAGAAAAAGGAGATGTAGCTTTTGCAGAAAAATTATCAAAATTAGGTGATATTTATGTGAACGATGCTTTTGGTACAGCCCACCGTGCTCATGCTTCAACGACGATTATTGCCCAGTTTTTCAGTGATAAAAAATGTTTTGGCTACCTTTTAGCAAAAGAAATCGAAAGTATCAATAAAGTATTGAACGATTCTGTTAAACCGGTAACGGCAATTTTAGGAGGAAGTAAAGTTTCGTCTAAAATTACCATTATCGAAAATATCTTAGACAAAGTAAACCACATGATCATCGGCGGAGGTATGACCTTTACTTTTGTTAAAGCTTTGGGTGGAAAAATAGGTAACTCTATTTGTGAAGATGACAAATTAGATCTGGCTATTGAAATTTTGAAAAAAGCAAAAGAAAAAGGAGTTCAAATCCATTTACCAATTGATGTAGTTGCTGCAGATACCTTTGCTAATGATGCTAATACACAAGTGGTAGATGTAAATCATATTCCTGACGGATGGCAAGGTTTAGATGCCGGTCCGAAATCATTAGAGATTTTCAAACGAATTATTCTGGATTCAAAAACGATACTGTGGAACGGTCCGCTTGGTGTTTTTGAAATGGAAAGTTTTGCAAAAGGAACAATCCAATTAGGAGAGTTTATTGCCGAGTCAACCGAAAAAGGAGCCTTTTCTTTAGTAGGAGGAGGCGATAGTGTGGCAGCAGTTAAACAATTCGGATTGGAAGATAAAATGAGTTATGTTTCAACCGGTGGCGGGGCAATGCTGGAAATGTTAGAAGGTAAAACACTACCCGGAATTGCGGCTATTTTAGAATAG
- a CDS encoding lytic transglycosylase domain-containing protein — MKKIKLSALIIMAALSSFAQEKELNEPNLELPKLSYLDSLKSTFVNHNTSTCIDERWMAELSNDEIFEEMLTDVVTTDIDSTVTFDLSTDLLKERLKSLDAKSPFNVEYTPALENVIKAFLKNRKSSFERLMAISEYYFPMFEEHLDKYNVPLEIKYLAIVESALNPKARSRVGATGLWQFMYPTGKQYNLEVNSYVDERYDPLKATEAACQYLSNLYDIFGDWSLVLASYNAGPGNVSKAIRRSGGSQNYWNIRRNLPRETANYVPAFLATMYIYEYHKEHAIKPNKAPVTYFETDTIAVKREMTFQQVSDILDIPVEQIEFLNPIYKIQVIPFSTEKAHFLRLPKNKIGLFVSNEEKIYAYVEHLDEQKEKVSTSNSALADANLNRSLIYHKIRSGESIGLIAQKYNTSVSNIKRWNNLRGNMIHAGKTLKIYTNDYSSSSRSANSVADGYYIVKRGDSLYSIAKKFPGISADNLKKWNDISGDNIKPGMKLKING, encoded by the coding sequence ATGAAAAAAATAAAATTATCCGCTTTAATTATTATGGCTGCACTAAGCTCTTTTGCACAGGAAAAAGAGCTTAATGAGCCTAATTTAGAGCTACCTAAGCTGTCGTATTTAGATTCTCTTAAAAGCACTTTTGTTAATCACAATACAAGTACTTGTATCGATGAAAGATGGATGGCGGAGTTATCTAATGATGAGATTTTTGAAGAAATGCTAACAGATGTAGTAACGACAGATATCGACTCAACGGTCACATTTGATCTATCAACAGACCTGTTAAAGGAACGTTTAAAAAGCCTGGATGCAAAATCTCCTTTCAATGTTGAATATACTCCGGCATTAGAAAATGTAATCAAAGCGTTTTTAAAGAACAGAAAAAGCTCTTTTGAGCGTTTGATGGCAATTTCCGAGTATTACTTTCCTATGTTTGAGGAACATTTAGACAAATACAATGTTCCTTTGGAAATCAAATATTTAGCTATTGTAGAATCTGCATTGAACCCGAAAGCGAGATCGCGTGTCGGAGCAACCGGTTTGTGGCAGTTCATGTATCCTACCGGAAAACAATACAACCTGGAAGTAAATTCGTATGTAGACGAACGTTATGATCCGTTAAAAGCGACAGAAGCTGCCTGTCAATATTTATCTAATTTATACGATATTTTTGGTGACTGGAGTTTGGTTTTAGCTTCTTATAATGCTGGACCCGGCAATGTTTCTAAGGCAATCCGTCGTTCCGGAGGAAGTCAGAACTATTGGAATATTCGTAGAAATTTACCGAGAGAAACAGCGAACTACGTTCCGGCCTTTCTGGCGACAATGTACATTTATGAATACCATAAAGAGCATGCTATCAAGCCAAATAAAGCACCTGTAACATATTTTGAAACCGATACTATTGCTGTTAAACGAGAAATGACTTTTCAGCAAGTTTCAGATATTTTAGATATCCCGGTTGAACAAATTGAATTTCTGAACCCGATCTATAAAATTCAGGTTATTCCGTTTTCAACTGAAAAAGCTCATTTTTTGCGTTTGCCTAAGAACAAAATAGGTTTATTTGTGTCTAACGAAGAAAAGATCTATGCGTATGTAGAGCATCTGGATGAACAGAAAGAGAAAGTTTCTACTTCCAATTCTGCCTTGGCAGATGCTAATCTGAATAGAAGTTTGATTTATCACAAGATCCGTTCCGGAGAAAGTATTGGTCTTATAGCACAAAAGTACAATACGTCTGTCTCTAATATCAAAAGATGGAATAATTTACGAGGAAATATGATTCATGCAGGTAAAACATTAAAGATCTATACCAATGATTATTCATCTTCTTCCCGATCAGCAAATTCAGTAGCTGACGGCTATTATATTGTAAAGAGAGGGGACTCTTTATATTCCATCGCTAAAAAATTTCCGGGAATTTCAGCCGATAATTTAAAAAAATGGAACGATATTAGTGGGGATAATATAAAACCGGGAATGAAACTTAAAATAAACGGTTAA